From Mauremys mutica isolate MM-2020 ecotype Southern chromosome 15, ASM2049712v1, whole genome shotgun sequence, one genomic window encodes:
- the LOC123350533 gene encoding histone H2A type 2-C-like translates to MSGRGKQGGKARAKAKSRSSRAGLQFPVGRVHRLLRKGHYAERVGAGAPVYMAAVLEYLTAEILELAGNAARDNKKTRIIPRHLQLAIRNDEELNKLLGKVTIAQGGVLPNIQAVLLPKKTESHKAKGK, encoded by the coding sequence ATGTCTGGTCGCGGAAAGCAGGGAGGTAAAGCTCGGGCTAAAGCCAAGTCTCGCTCCTCTCGTGCGGggctgcagttccctgtaggcCGTGTGCACCGGCTGCTGCGCAAGGGGCACTATGCGGAGCGAGTGGGAGCCGGCGCTCCCGTTTACATGGCTGCGGTGCTGGAGTACCTCACTGCTGAAATCTTAGAGCTGGCTGGCAACGCTGCTCGGGATAACAAGAAAACCCGCATCATCCCCCGGCACCTGCAGCTGGCCATCCGCAACGACGAGGAGCTGAACAAGCTGCTGGGCAAAGTCACCATCGCGCAGGGTGGCGTCCTGCCCAACATCCAGGCGGTGCTGCTGCCCAAGAAAACCGAGAGCCACAAAGCCAAGGGCAAGTGA
- the LOC123350526 gene encoding histone H2B 8-like isoform X2, whose product MPDPAKSAPAPKKGSKKAVTKTQKKGDKKRRKTRKESYSIYVYKVLKQVHPDTGISSKAMGIMNSFVNDIFERIAGEASRLAHYNKRSTITSREIQTAVRLLLPGELAKHAVSEGTKAVTKYTSSK is encoded by the coding sequence ATGCCTGATCCAGCCAAGTCCGCTCCCGCGCCCAAGAAAGGCTCCAAGAAAGCGGTGACTAAGACCCAGAAAAAGGGGGATAAGAAGCGCCGCAAGACCAGGAAGGAGAGTTACTCCATTTATGTCTACAAGGTGCTGAAGCAGGTTCACCCCGACACCGGCATCTCTTCTAAGGCCATGGGCATCATGAACTCCTTCGTCAACGACATCTTCGAGCGCATCGCCGGGGAGGCGTCTCGCCTGGCGCATTACAACAAGCGCTCCACCATCACCTCCCGGGAGATCCAGACCGCCGTGCGCCTGCTGCTGCCCGGGGAGCTGGCCAAACACGCCGTGTCGGAGGGCACCAAGGCGGTTACCAAGTACACCAGCTCCAA
- the LOC123350526 gene encoding histone H2B 8-like isoform X1 yields the protein MPDPAKSAPAPKKGSKKAVTKTQKKGDKKRRKTRKESYSIYVYKVLKQVHPDTGISSKAMGIMNSFVNDIFERIAGEASRLAHYNKRSTITSREIQTAVRLLLPGELAKHAVSEGTKAVTKYTSSNLSPVLNSTNFRTSWRITTLVDIGG from the exons ATGCCTGATCCAGCCAAGTCCGCTCCCGCGCCCAAGAAAGGCTCCAAGAAAGCGGTGACTAAGACCCAGAAAAAGGGGGATAAGAAGCGCCGCAAGACCAGGAAGGAGAGTTACTCCATTTATGTCTACAAGGTGCTGAAGCAGGTTCACCCCGACACCGGCATCTCTTCTAAGGCCATGGGCATCATGAACTCCTTCGTCAACGACATCTTCGAGCGCATCGCCGGGGAGGCGTCTCGCCTGGCGCATTACAACAAGCGCTCCACCATCACCTCCCGGGAGATCCAGACCGCCGTGCGCCTGCTGCTGCCCGGGGAGCTGGCCAAACACGCCGTGTCGGAGGGCACCAAGGCGGTTACCAAGTACACCAGCTCCAA TTTATCCCCAGTGTTAAATTCCACTAATTTTAGAACATCTTGGCGAATCACAACTCTAGTTGATATCGGGGGATAA